In Cicer arietinum cultivar CDC Frontier isolate Library 1 chromosome 1, Cicar.CDCFrontier_v2.0, whole genome shotgun sequence, one DNA window encodes the following:
- the LOC140918837 gene encoding uncharacterized protein, producing MVKEQELLEKFCDLNLNTGFSPGEIKFSMITLSNGLIEDIQKHQFDDELLQQKRELIVQGKAPKFKVGPDNILRCNRSICIQALDKIKEIILEEAHKSKLIFHPGVTKTYQDLKQNYWWPGIKKRVAEFVTTCLTCQKAKVEQQRPA from the coding sequence ATGGTAAAAGAACAAGAATTACTAGAGAAGTTTTGTGATCTGAACTTGAATACGGGGTTTTCACCAGGAGAAATAAAGTTTAGCATGATCACCCTGTCTAATGGGTTAATTGAGGACATTCAGAAACATCAATTTGACGATGAACTACTTCAGCAGAAGAGGGAATTGATTGTGCAAGGGAAGGCACCAAAATTCAAAGTTGGGCCAGACAATATTTTGCGCTGCAACAGAAGTATTTGCATCCAGGCACTGGACAAGATAAAAGAGATTATTCTTGAGGAGGCACACAAGAGTAAACTTATTTTTCATCCAGGAGTGACTAAGACGTACCAAGATTTGAAGCAAAACTATTGGTGGCCCGGAATAAAGAAACGGGTGGCCGAGTTTGTGACAACTTGCCTTACATGCCAGAAAGCTAAAGTAGAACAACAGAGACCCGCATGA
- the LOC101498043 gene encoding uncharacterized protein, translated as MVKGPLVRINPSNGSVKSQNLDVILGVDWLSYHYILLDSGRKIVIFPDPELSKFLATQDIKVALKEGDMEILSLASVGVTHDAKIEDVLVVKDLYDVFSTDVAGLRSVRETEFSIDLHPGTGLISIASYRMLPSELPELKEQLEELMSKQFI; from the exons ATGGTCAAGGGACCTCTCGTTCGTATAAATCCTTCCAATGGGAGTGTGAAATCTCAG AACCTGGATGTTATCCTTGGTGTAGATTGGTTGTCAtaccattatattttgttagatAGTGGTCGTAAGATTGTAATTTTCCCTGACCCAGAGCTTTCTAAATTTTTAGCCACACAGGACATCAAGGTCGCTCTTAAGGAAGGAGATATGGAGATTTTGTCCCTAGCTAGTGTGGGAGTTACTCATGATGCCAAGATAGAGGATGTGCTAGTGGTTAAAGACTTATATGATGTGTTTTCGACGGATGTAGCAGGACTACGTTCAGTGCGAGAGACTGAGTTTTCTATTGACTTACACCCAGGTACTGGACTCATCTCAATTGCATCCTATCGGATGTTGCCTTCCGAATTACCTGAACTTAAAGAACAATTGGAAGAATTAATGTCAAAACAATTTATTTGA